In a genomic window of Micromonospora cremea:
- a CDS encoding AAA family ATPase codes for MTGRAAGHPSAPTPRRASTAEFGHGMVVGKFYPPHAGHHALIAAAAARCATVTVVVAPARRESIPLEARLDWLREAHAHTPWVQFVGRYDDHPVDYADPAVWDAHCAVFRAAVGPEAVDAVFTSEAYGAELARRFDAVPVSVDPDRRTVPVSGTAVRADPAGHWQWLTPPVRAWFVRRVVVVGAESTGTTTMAAALAAHYRTGWVPEYGRELTARKLARLRERSPGASVFDVSWDRDDFRTVVREQQAAEDAAARSSGPLLFCDTDARATAIWEERYLGSASPEVLAAARRPALYLLTDHRDVPFTDDGLRDGEHLRGWMTERFRTELAGCGVPVVELAGPHADRLVRAVAACDALLAAGWSLADPLVAPGTH; via the coding sequence GTGACCGGGCGGGCAGCGGGCCACCCGTCGGCGCCGACGCCGAGGCGGGCGTCGACTGCGGAGTTCGGGCACGGGATGGTGGTGGGGAAGTTCTATCCGCCGCACGCCGGGCACCACGCGCTGATCGCGGCGGCCGCCGCCCGCTGCGCCACGGTCACCGTCGTGGTGGCGCCCGCACGTCGCGAGTCCATCCCGCTCGAGGCACGGCTGGACTGGCTGCGGGAGGCGCACGCGCACACCCCGTGGGTCCAGTTCGTCGGCCGGTACGACGACCACCCGGTGGACTACGCCGACCCGGCGGTCTGGGACGCGCACTGCGCGGTGTTCCGTGCGGCGGTCGGGCCGGAGGCGGTGGACGCGGTCTTCACCTCCGAGGCGTACGGCGCGGAGCTGGCCCGGCGCTTCGACGCCGTACCCGTGTCGGTGGATCCGGACCGGCGGACCGTGCCGGTCTCCGGCACCGCGGTGCGCGCGGACCCGGCGGGTCACTGGCAGTGGCTGACCCCACCGGTGCGCGCCTGGTTCGTTCGGCGAGTGGTGGTGGTCGGCGCCGAATCGACGGGCACCACCACGATGGCCGCGGCGCTGGCGGCGCACTACCGCACCGGCTGGGTGCCGGAGTACGGCCGGGAGTTGACCGCCCGCAAGCTGGCCCGGCTCCGCGAACGTTCGCCCGGGGCGAGCGTCTTCGACGTCAGCTGGGACCGGGACGACTTCCGCACCGTGGTCCGTGAGCAGCAGGCGGCCGAGGACGCGGCGGCCCGATCGTCCGGGCCGCTGCTGTTCTGCGACACGGACGCGCGGGCCACCGCCATCTGGGAGGAACGCTACCTCGGCAGCGCGTCCCCGGAGGTCCTGGCTGCGGCACGCCGGCCGGCACTGTATCTGCTGACCGACCACCGGGACGTGCCGTTCACCGACGACGGGCTGCGCGACGGCGAACACCTGCGGGGCTGGATGACCGAGCGGTTCCGCACCGAGCTGGCCGGATGCGGGGTGCCGGTGGTGGAGCTGGCCGGACCGCACGCCGATCGGCTGGTTCGTGCGGTGGCGGCCTGCGACGCCCTGCTCGCCGCCGGCTGGTCGCTCGCCGACCCGCTCGTCGCACCGGGCACGCACTAG